In the Variovorax sp. S12S4 genome, one interval contains:
- the hpnD gene encoding presqualene diphosphate synthase HpnD, which translates to MTPEQYVQDKAAASGSSFYYAFLFLPKPRRAAITAFYAFCREIDDVVDEVSDPGVAATKLAWWRTEVAQSFSGPPRHPVMQALVPHAAAYGIEPRQLNEVIDGCQMDLDQTRYLDFPGLARYCHLVAGVVGEVAARIFGQTDPQTTAYAHKLGLALQLTNIIRDVGEDALRGRIYLPVNELQKFDVKAHEILNRVHSERFVELMKFQAERAHAAYDEALALLPAADRRAQKPGLMMASIYRTLLREIERDNFQVLNQRVSLTPVRKFWLAWKVQALGRI; encoded by the coding sequence ATGACTCCCGAGCAATACGTACAAGACAAGGCCGCCGCTTCGGGCAGCAGTTTCTATTACGCCTTCCTGTTTCTGCCCAAGCCGCGCCGCGCCGCGATCACGGCGTTTTATGCGTTCTGCCGCGAGATCGACGACGTGGTCGACGAGGTCAGCGACCCCGGCGTGGCCGCGACAAAGCTCGCCTGGTGGCGCACCGAGGTGGCGCAGTCTTTCTCGGGCCCGCCGCGGCACCCCGTGATGCAGGCACTGGTGCCGCATGCCGCTGCCTACGGCATCGAGCCGCGGCAGCTCAACGAAGTGATCGATGGCTGCCAGATGGACCTCGACCAGACCCGGTACCTCGACTTTCCGGGCCTGGCGCGCTACTGCCACCTGGTGGCCGGCGTGGTCGGCGAGGTGGCCGCACGCATCTTCGGCCAGACCGATCCGCAGACCACCGCCTATGCGCACAAGCTCGGCCTGGCGCTGCAGCTCACCAACATCATTCGCGACGTGGGCGAAGACGCGCTGCGCGGGCGCATCTACCTGCCCGTGAACGAACTGCAGAAGTTCGACGTGAAGGCGCACGAAATTCTCAACCGCGTGCATTCGGAGCGCTTTGTCGAGCTGATGAAGTTCCAGGCCGAGCGCGCGCATGCGGCGTACGACGAAGCTCTCGCCCTCCTCCCCGCCGCGGACCGCCGCGCCCAGAAGCCTGGTCTCATGATGGCCAGCATCTACCGCACGCTGCTGCGCGAAATAGAGCGCGACAACTTCCAGGTGCTGAACCAACGCGTGAGCCTGACGCCGGTGCGCAAGTTCTGGCTGGCGTGGAAGGTTCAGGCGCTGGGGCGCATCTAG
- the hpnE gene encoding hydroxysqualene dehydroxylase HpnE: MKTIAVIGAGWAGLACAVEATRLGHAVTLYEAAHMAGGRARRVDNMHGVALDNGQHILIGAYTATLKLMRDVGVDASAALLRMPLSLRFADGGGLKLPRLPAPLDLLAGIFSARGWSWRDRSTLLRTAVQWRLGGFRCAPGTSVGALCTGLTPRVMQELIEPLCVSALNTPVDQSSGEVFLRVLRDALFSGSGGADLLIPRVDLGALFPDAALTWLAQHGAALRIGTRVRAISRQGEQWRVDDEGFDQVVLACAPWDAARLVRASGLPAERWCETTEALRFEAIATVYVRGATPLAEPMLALRSHPATAPAQFVFDRTQLGGPEGVLAMVVSANETPREALEHQVMAQAAAQLGQTSLQLVQTVVEKRATFACTPALVRPPAKIAPGLRACGDYTEGPYPATLEGAVLSGLAAANALNTP, encoded by the coding sequence ATGAAGACGATCGCCGTCATCGGCGCCGGCTGGGCCGGCCTCGCCTGCGCCGTCGAAGCCACGCGCCTCGGCCATGCCGTCACGCTCTACGAAGCCGCGCACATGGCGGGCGGCCGCGCGCGGCGGGTCGACAACATGCATGGGGTGGCGCTCGACAACGGGCAGCACATCCTCATCGGCGCCTACACCGCAACGCTGAAGCTCATGCGCGATGTGGGCGTCGATGCAAGCGCTGCGCTGCTGCGCATGCCGCTTTCGCTGCGCTTTGCCGACGGCGGCGGATTGAAGCTGCCGCGGCTGCCAGCGCCGCTCGATCTGCTGGCTGGCATCTTCAGCGCGCGCGGCTGGTCGTGGCGCGACAGATCCACCTTGCTGCGCACCGCCGTGCAGTGGCGCCTCGGCGGATTCCGCTGCGCGCCCGGCACTTCCGTTGGCGCGCTCTGCACCGGCCTTACGCCGCGCGTGATGCAGGAGCTGATCGAGCCGCTTTGCGTATCCGCCCTCAACACGCCGGTCGATCAATCGAGCGGAGAAGTGTTCTTGCGCGTGCTGCGCGACGCACTTTTCAGCGGCAGCGGCGGCGCCGACCTGCTGATTCCGCGTGTGGACCTGGGTGCGCTTTTTCCTGACGCGGCCTTGACGTGGCTCGCACAACACGGCGCCGCGCTGCGCATCGGCACGCGCGTGCGCGCCATCTCGCGTCAAGGCGAGCAATGGCGCGTGGACGATGAGGGCTTCGACCAGGTCGTGCTCGCCTGCGCACCGTGGGACGCGGCCCGGCTCGTGCGCGCATCCGGCCTGCCGGCAGAGCGCTGGTGCGAAACCACCGAGGCCTTGCGCTTCGAAGCCATTGCCACCGTTTATGTGCGCGGCGCCACACCCCTTGCAGAGCCGATGCTTGCGCTGCGCAGCCATCCCGCCACGGCACCGGCGCAGTTCGTGTTCGATCGCACGCAACTCGGCGGGCCGGAGGGCGTGCTTGCCATGGTCGTGAGCGCGAATGAAACTCCGCGTGAAGCGCTGGAGCATCAGGTGATGGCGCAGGCGGCCGCGCAGTTGGGACAAACCTCGTTGCAGCTCGTGCAGACCGTGGTCGAGAAGCGCGCCACCTTTGCCTGCACGCCGGCGCTCGTACGGCCGCCTGCGAAAATCGCCCCCGGCCTGCGGGCCTGCGGCGACTACACCGAAGGGCCCTACCCCGCCACGCTCGAAGGCGCGGTACTCAGCGGGCTCGCCGCCGCCAACGCCCTGAACACACCATGA
- a CDS encoding NIPSNAP family protein, translating into MVTCYLRYIVDPYKLKEFEHYGKLWIPLVEKFGGQHHGYFLPSEGINNVALAMFSFPSLAAYEQYRADSMQDPECQAAFRYAEDTRCIVSYERSFFRPVFS; encoded by the coding sequence ATGGTCACCTGCTATCTCCGCTACATCGTCGATCCCTACAAGCTCAAGGAATTCGAGCACTACGGCAAGCTGTGGATTCCGTTGGTCGAGAAGTTCGGCGGGCAGCACCATGGCTACTTCCTGCCTTCGGAAGGCATCAACAATGTGGCGCTGGCGATGTTCAGCTTTCCGAGCCTGGCCGCCTACGAGCAATACCGCGCAGACTCGATGCAAGACCCCGAATGCCAGGCCGCCTTCAGGTACGCCGAAGACACCCGCTGCATCGTGAGCTACGAGCGCAGCTTCTTCCGGCCTGTGTTTTCGTAA
- a CDS encoding HAD family hydrolase, with the protein MTSASTALANAAPLDIKRIAAISLDLDDTLWPIWPTIERAETVLQEWLLREAPKTASLLLTPGILRELREATAKERSDLAHDLSALRRESIRTALKRSGEDPALADPAFDAFFAERQRVTLYEDALPALKWLSERYPLVAVSNGNADIHLTGVGRWFRTAFNARAFGSGKPHAPIFRAAAASVGLLPKDVLHVGDDAELDVVGALNAGMQAAWLVRDERPWVHGARPQLIVPNLHALCVALGA; encoded by the coding sequence ATGACCTCCGCTTCCACGGCGCTTGCGAACGCCGCGCCCCTCGACATCAAGCGCATCGCCGCGATCTCGCTCGACCTGGACGACACCCTGTGGCCGATCTGGCCGACCATCGAGCGCGCCGAGACGGTGCTGCAGGAGTGGCTGCTGCGCGAGGCACCCAAGACCGCATCGCTGCTGCTGACGCCGGGCATCTTGCGCGAACTGCGCGAAGCCACCGCCAAGGAGCGTTCAGACCTGGCGCACGACCTGAGCGCGCTGCGCCGCGAATCGATTCGCACGGCGCTGAAGCGCTCGGGCGAAGACCCGGCGTTGGCCGACCCCGCCTTCGACGCCTTCTTTGCCGAACGACAGCGCGTGACGCTGTATGAAGACGCGCTGCCCGCCCTCAAGTGGCTGAGCGAACGCTACCCGCTGGTGGCGGTGTCGAACGGCAACGCCGACATTCACCTGACCGGCGTGGGCCGCTGGTTTCGCACGGCCTTCAATGCACGCGCATTTGGCAGCGGCAAGCCGCATGCACCGATCTTCCGCGCCGCGGCCGCTTCGGTCGGCCTGCTGCCGAAAGACGTGCTGCATGTGGGCGACGACGCAGAGCTGGACGTGGTGGGCGCGCTCAACGCCGGCATGCAGGCGGCCTGGCTGGTGCGCGACGAGCGTCCCTGGGTGCACGGCGCGCGGCCGCAGCTGATCGTGCCGAACCTGCACGCGCTGTGCGTGGCGCTTGGCGCCTGA
- the hemH gene encoding ferrochelatase encodes MPQDNTNDSSIAGRTAVLWCNLGSPDAPTAAAVRPYLAEFLGDPRVVEIPRLVWALILHGIILRVRPAKSAAKYASIWMPEGSPLKVWTQRQATLLAGWLGERGHRVTVRDAMRYASPSIASRLDALQAEGVTRVLVLQAYPQYSATTTASVIDAVNDWSRRQRRIPEFRFVNQYHDDPAYIEALALSIEQHWKKEGRGEVLLMSFHGIPARNIELGDPYQAQCLETARLLGARLGLSAAQHRVTFQSRFGRAKWLEPYTEPTLRELGASGVKRVDVVCPGFPADCLETLEEIAMEGREAFMHAGGEAFSYIPCLNDSPAWITALAGIAERNLAGWPTQRPAGI; translated from the coding sequence ATGCCTCAAGACAACACGAACGACAGTTCCATCGCCGGACGCACGGCCGTGCTCTGGTGCAACCTGGGCTCACCCGACGCGCCCACCGCGGCCGCCGTTCGGCCCTACCTTGCGGAGTTTCTCGGCGACCCGCGCGTGGTCGAGATTCCCAGGCTGGTGTGGGCGTTGATCCTGCACGGCATCATCCTTCGCGTGCGGCCCGCCAAGTCGGCCGCCAAGTACGCGAGCATCTGGATGCCGGAGGGCTCGCCGCTCAAGGTGTGGACGCAAAGGCAGGCCACGTTGCTTGCCGGCTGGCTCGGTGAACGCGGCCACCGTGTGACGGTGCGCGACGCCATGCGGTACGCCAGCCCGTCTATCGCCTCGCGACTCGATGCGCTGCAGGCCGAAGGCGTCACGCGTGTCTTGGTGCTGCAGGCCTATCCGCAGTATTCGGCCACCACCACGGCCAGCGTGATCGATGCGGTGAACGACTGGAGCCGCCGCCAGCGGCGCATTCCGGAGTTCCGCTTCGTCAACCAGTACCACGACGACCCGGCCTACATCGAGGCGCTTGCACTAAGTATCGAGCAGCACTGGAAGAAAGAAGGCCGCGGCGAAGTCTTGCTGATGAGCTTCCATGGCATTCCGGCGCGCAACATCGAACTCGGCGACCCCTACCAGGCGCAGTGCCTCGAAACCGCGCGCCTGCTTGGGGCACGGCTCGGCCTCTCCGCGGCCCAGCATCGCGTGACCTTCCAGTCGCGCTTCGGGCGCGCCAAATGGCTCGAGCCCTACACCGAGCCGACGTTGCGCGAGCTCGGCGCGAGCGGCGTGAAGCGCGTCGACGTGGTGTGTCCGGGCTTTCCGGCCGACTGCCTCGAAACGCTGGAAGAAATTGCCATGGAGGGCCGCGAAGCCTTCATGCATGCAGGCGGCGAGGCCTTCAGCTACATCCCGTGCCTGAACGACAGCCCCGCGTGGATCACCGCGCTGGCGGGTATTGCCGAACGCAACCTGGCGGGCTGGCCGACGCAGCGGCCCGCCGGCATCTGA
- a CDS encoding DUF1993 domain-containing protein, whose product MALSMYDLSVPVFSRGLGQLTHLLEKSLAHAKANDIDPATLVDARLAPDMLTLAGQIQRASDASKLGVARIAGITAPSFPDEEKTYDELLARIVKTQDFLASVDRALIDGHEERPVTIKAREGEAHFTAQRYLLQFALPNFFFHVTTAYGVLRHTGMPIGKMDYLGKF is encoded by the coding sequence ATGGCGCTTTCGATGTACGACCTCTCCGTGCCGGTCTTCTCCCGCGGGCTCGGCCAGCTCACCCATCTGCTCGAAAAGAGCCTGGCGCATGCCAAGGCCAACGACATCGATCCCGCAACGCTGGTGGATGCCAGGCTCGCGCCGGACATGCTCACGCTGGCCGGCCAGATCCAGCGCGCGAGCGATGCCTCGAAGCTCGGCGTGGCCCGCATCGCCGGCATCACGGCACCGAGCTTTCCCGATGAGGAAAAGACTTACGACGAGCTGCTGGCGCGCATCGTGAAGACGCAGGACTTTCTCGCAAGCGTAGACCGCGCGCTGATCGACGGCCACGAAGAACGCCCCGTGACCATCAAGGCCCGCGAAGGCGAAGCGCATTTCACCGCTCAGCGCTACCTGCTCCAGTTCGCACTGCCCAACTTCTTCTTCCACGTGACCACGGCCTATGGCGTGCTGCGCCACACGGGCATGCCGATCGGCAAGATGGACTACCTGGGCAAGTTCTAG
- a CDS encoding alpha/beta fold hydrolase: MSNDLSVPVISRYAQLAGREIHWLDWGAPDAPVIIAWHGLARTCRDMDELARHFAARGFRVICPDTIGRGLSQWSPLPDEEYQLSFYARLAGALCDELRLGRVHWVGTSMGGAIGTVCASGLFEPRMRGRIASLVLNDNAPQLAQAAIERIRAYAGEPPAFDTVAELELFFRTVYKPFGWLSDAQWRRLAESSTRRLPDGRVTPHYDPAMVRQFSAHDNDYLIWPHYDVIDVPVLCLRGAESDLVLPEVTQQMQQRGPGISGRLQVVEIQGCGHAPALNVPEQLELIEGFIRAAGR; the protein is encoded by the coding sequence ATGAGCAACGATCTTTCGGTTCCGGTCATCTCCCGCTATGCGCAGCTCGCGGGCCGCGAGATTCATTGGCTCGATTGGGGCGCGCCCGATGCGCCGGTGATCATTGCGTGGCACGGCCTGGCACGCACCTGCCGCGACATGGACGAGCTGGCCCGGCACTTTGCCGCGCGCGGCTTCCGCGTGATCTGCCCCGACACCATCGGCCGGGGCCTGAGCCAATGGAGCCCGCTGCCGGACGAGGAATACCAGCTCTCGTTCTACGCGCGCCTTGCCGGCGCGCTGTGCGACGAGCTGCGCCTGGGCCGGGTGCACTGGGTCGGCACCTCCATGGGCGGCGCCATCGGCACGGTGTGCGCTTCAGGCCTGTTCGAGCCGCGGATGAGGGGGCGCATTGCGAGCCTGGTGCTCAACGACAACGCGCCTCAGCTTGCACAGGCGGCCATCGAGCGCATCCGTGCCTATGCCGGCGAGCCGCCCGCATTCGACACGGTGGCCGAGCTCGAGCTTTTCTTTCGCACTGTCTACAAGCCGTTCGGCTGGCTCAGCGATGCGCAGTGGCGCCGCCTTGCCGAGAGCTCTACTCGCCGCCTGCCCGACGGCCGCGTGACGCCGCACTACGACCCGGCCATGGTCCGGCAGTTCAGCGCGCATGACAACGACTACCTGATCTGGCCGCACTACGACGTCATCGACGTACCGGTGCTGTGCCTTCGCGGCGCCGAGTCGGACCTGGTGCTGCCCGAGGTCACGCAACAGATGCAGCAAAGAGGGCCGGGCATTTCGGGCCGGCTGCAAGTGGTCGAAATCCAGGGGTGCGGCCACGCACCCGCGCTCAACGTGCCGGAACAACTGGAGCTCATCGAAGGGTTTATTCGGGCCGCCGGCCGCTAG
- a CDS encoding branched-chain amino acid ABC transporter permease → MFLKRLLSNDMPRSRLLALLLVALFIALAFAPFIFPGVKALSVAAKILVFVVLVASFDLLLGYTGIVSFAHTMFFGIGAYGIAISASRLGPSWGAVLLGLGAALAISLVLSFAIGLFSLRVRAIFFAMITLAVASAFQTLASQLSDFTGGEDGLTFKLPELISPSFEFSEEPFLGVSLDGRLLCYYLLFVAAVVLLLALLRIVNSPFGRVLQAIRENEFRAEAIGYRVVVYRTTAAVLSALFATLAGAMLAIWLRYNGPDTSLSFEIMIDVLLIVVIGGMGTMYGAAIGAVLFVLAQSYLQDLLRVGSEAASGLPWLAALLSPDRWLLWLGVLFVLSVYYFPTGIVGKLRARAAR, encoded by the coding sequence ATGTTCCTGAAACGACTTCTCTCCAACGACATGCCCCGGAGCCGCCTGCTGGCGCTGCTGCTGGTGGCACTGTTCATCGCACTGGCTTTTGCGCCGTTCATCTTTCCGGGTGTGAAGGCGCTCAGCGTCGCGGCCAAGATCCTGGTGTTTGTGGTGCTGGTGGCCAGCTTCGACTTGCTGCTGGGCTACACCGGCATCGTGAGCTTTGCGCACACCATGTTCTTCGGCATCGGCGCCTACGGCATCGCCATTTCGGCGTCGCGGCTCGGGCCCAGCTGGGGTGCGGTGCTGCTCGGGCTTGGGGCCGCACTCGCGATCTCGCTGGTGCTCTCGTTCGCCATCGGGTTGTTCTCGCTCCGGGTGCGCGCCATTTTCTTCGCGATGATCACGCTGGCGGTGGCATCGGCCTTCCAGACGCTGGCTTCGCAGCTCTCGGACTTCACAGGCGGCGAAGACGGGCTGACGTTCAAGCTGCCCGAGCTGATTTCGCCTAGCTTCGAATTCTCCGAAGAGCCGTTTCTCGGCGTTTCGCTCGATGGCCGGCTGCTGTGCTACTACCTGCTGTTCGTGGCCGCGGTGGTGCTGCTGCTGGCGTTGCTGCGCATCGTGAATTCGCCGTTCGGCCGCGTGCTACAGGCCATCCGCGAGAACGAGTTTCGTGCCGAGGCCATCGGCTACCGCGTGGTGGTTTACCGCACCACGGCGGCCGTGCTGTCGGCGCTTTTCGCGACTCTTGCCGGAGCGATGCTCGCCATCTGGCTGCGCTACAACGGGCCAGACACGTCGCTGAGCTTCGAGATCATGATCGACGTGCTGCTGATCGTGGTGATCGGCGGCATGGGCACCATGTATGGCGCGGCCATCGGGGCGGTGCTGTTCGTGCTGGCGCAAAGCTACCTGCAAGACCTGCTGCGCGTGGGCAGCGAAGCCGCGAGCGGGCTGCCCTGGCTTGCCGCTCTGCTGTCGCCCGACCGTTGGCTGCTGTGGCTGGGCGTGCTATTCGTGCTCTCGGTGTATTACTTTCCGACCGGCATCGTCGGCAAGCTCAGGGCGAGGGCTGCGCGATGA
- a CDS encoding branched-chain amino acid ABC transporter permease — MKALDFDWKPLLLAPILALAALPLTGSFSTWLTLTVAGLAMGMIIFIIASGLTLVFGLMDVLNFGHGVFIALGAFVASSVLGLMGDWTGSQELWRNLVAVFPAMLVAMAVAGAVGLAFERFIVRPVYGQHLKQILITMGGMIIGEELIKVIWGPAQVPLPLPEALRGSLLIGDAAISKYRLLAVAVGVVVFGLLAWTLGRTKIGLLIRAGVQDREMVESLGYRIGRLFVGVFVVGSALAGLGGVMWGLFQQNLVPQMGAQVNVLIFIVIIIGGLGSTGGALIGALLVGLMTNYIGFLLPTLTQFASILLMVAVLLWRPQGVYPVANR; from the coding sequence ATGAAAGCACTCGACTTCGACTGGAAGCCGCTGCTTCTCGCGCCCATCCTCGCGCTGGCAGCGCTGCCGCTCACCGGCTCCTTCTCTACCTGGCTCACGCTCACCGTGGCGGGCCTGGCCATGGGCATGATCATCTTCATCATCGCCTCGGGCCTCACGCTGGTGTTCGGCCTGATGGACGTGCTCAACTTCGGCCACGGCGTGTTCATTGCGCTCGGCGCCTTCGTGGCGAGCAGCGTGCTCGGCCTGATGGGCGACTGGACCGGTTCGCAAGAGCTGTGGCGCAACCTCGTCGCGGTGTTCCCCGCGATGCTGGTCGCCATGGCGGTGGCCGGCGCGGTGGGGCTGGCGTTCGAGCGCTTCATCGTCCGGCCCGTGTACGGCCAGCATCTGAAGCAGATCCTCATCACCATGGGCGGCATGATCATCGGCGAGGAGCTGATCAAGGTGATCTGGGGCCCCGCGCAGGTGCCGCTGCCGCTGCCCGAAGCCCTGCGCGGCTCGCTGCTGATCGGCGATGCGGCCATCAGCAAGTACCGGCTGCTCGCGGTGGCGGTGGGCGTGGTGGTGTTCGGCCTGCTCGCATGGACGCTCGGCCGCACCAAGATCGGCCTGTTGATTCGTGCCGGCGTGCAAGACCGCGAGATGGTCGAGTCGCTCGGCTATCGCATTGGCCGGCTGTTCGTCGGCGTGTTTGTGGTGGGCAGCGCGCTGGCCGGCCTGGGCGGCGTGATGTGGGGGCTGTTCCAGCAGAACCTGGTGCCGCAGATGGGCGCGCAGGTCAACGTGCTGATCTTCATCGTGATCATCATCGGCGGGCTGGGCTCGACGGGCGGGGCGCTCATCGGCGCGCTGCTGGTGGGCCTCATGACCAACTACATCGGCTTTCTGCTGCCCACGCTCACGCAGTTTGCGAGCATCTTGCTGATGGTGGCGGTGCTGCTGTGGCGGCCGCAGGGTGTGTACCCCGTGGCTAATCGTTGA
- a CDS encoding ABC transporter ATP-binding protein → MTTQNLLTLEGVQTHIGAYHILHGVDLKVPKGQLTMLLGRNGAGKTTTLRTIMGLWHASEGRVRFGDKDITAMHTPQIAELGIAYVPENMGIFSDLTVKENMLLAARGAKNAEQMDDTRLKWIFKLFPAVEKFWNHPAGKLSGGQKQMLAVSRAIVEPRELLIVDEPSKGLAPAIINNMIDAFGELKRSGVTILLVEQNINFAQRLGDTVAVMDNGRVVHSGGMAEFSADAQLQQSLLGLAL, encoded by the coding sequence ATGACAACTCAGAACCTGTTGACCCTCGAAGGCGTGCAAACGCACATCGGGGCTTATCACATCCTCCACGGTGTCGACCTGAAAGTGCCCAAAGGCCAGCTCACCATGCTGCTGGGCCGCAACGGCGCGGGCAAGACGACGACGCTGCGAACCATCATGGGCCTGTGGCATGCGTCGGAGGGCAGGGTGCGCTTCGGTGACAAGGACATCACGGCCATGCACACGCCGCAGATCGCGGAGCTTGGCATTGCCTATGTGCCCGAGAACATGGGCATCTTCTCCGACCTCACGGTGAAGGAGAACATGCTGCTCGCCGCGCGCGGTGCGAAGAACGCCGAGCAGATGGACGACACGCGCCTGAAGTGGATCTTCAAGCTCTTTCCGGCGGTCGAGAAGTTCTGGAACCATCCGGCCGGCAAGCTCTCGGGCGGGCAGAAGCAGATGCTGGCCGTGTCGCGCGCCATCGTGGAACCGCGCGAACTGCTCATCGTCGACGAGCCCAGCAAGGGCCTCGCGCCGGCCATCATCAACAACATGATCGACGCGTTCGGCGAGCTCAAGCGCAGCGGCGTGACGATTCTGCTGGTGGAGCAGAACATCAACTTCGCCCAGCGGCTGGGCGACACGGTCGCGGTGATGGACAACGGCCGCGTGGTGCACAGCGGCGGCATGGCGGAGTTCTCCGCGGATGCGCAACTGCAGCAATCGCTGCTTGGACTGGCTCTATGA